The following proteins are encoded in a genomic region of Cervus elaphus chromosome 15, mCerEla1.1, whole genome shotgun sequence:
- the DYDC1 gene encoding DPY30 domain-containing protein 1 isoform X1, with protein MESTYLQKILGTCLTEGLAEVARMRPVDPIEYLALWIYKYKKNVTMEKQRQEEMVQLEHEREVALMEQEMMERLKAEQLLFQQQQLEFQLELEEQEKERQRIEELQRAQEQFEKELRMSMENMAKGEDTLHGEDGADSGKTLAEISDRYGAPNLSRVEELDEPMLSDVALNIDQDL; from the exons ATGGAGTCAACGTATCTTCAAAAGATTCTTGGGACATGTCTAACTGAAGGTCTTGCGGAAGTGGCAAGGATGCGTCCAGTGGATCCAATAGAATATTTAGCACTGTGGATTTACAAGTATAAGAAAAATGTGACCATGGAGAAACAG AGACAAGAGGAAATGGTCCAACTGGAGCATGAAAGAGAAGTAGCTTTGATGGAGCAGGAGATGATGGAGAGACTTAAAGCAGAGCAGCTTCTCTTCCAGCAG CAACAGCTGGAATTCCAACTGGAGTtggaagagcaagaaaaagagagacagagaatagAAGAACTGCAGAGAGCTCAAGAACAATTTGAGAAG gaGTTGAGAATGAGCATGGAAAATATGGCTAAGGGTGAAGATACTTTACATGGAGAG GATGGAGCCGACTCAGGCAAAACACTAGCTGAAATTAGTGATCGATACGGGGCACCAAACTTGAGCAGAGTGGAAGAACTCGACGAACCAATGCTCTCTGAC gttGCATTAAACATTGATCAAGATTTGTAG
- the DYDC1 gene encoding DPY30 domain-containing protein 1 isoform X2 has protein sequence MESTYLQKILGTCLTEGLAEVARMRPVDPIEYLALWIYKYKKNVTMEKQRQEEMVQLEHEREVALMEQEMMERLKAEQLLFQQQQLEFQLELEEQEKERQRIEELQRAQEQFEKELRMSMENMAKGEDTLHGEVALNIDQDL, from the exons ATGGAGTCAACGTATCTTCAAAAGATTCTTGGGACATGTCTAACTGAAGGTCTTGCGGAAGTGGCAAGGATGCGTCCAGTGGATCCAATAGAATATTTAGCACTGTGGATTTACAAGTATAAGAAAAATGTGACCATGGAGAAACAG AGACAAGAGGAAATGGTCCAACTGGAGCATGAAAGAGAAGTAGCTTTGATGGAGCAGGAGATGATGGAGAGACTTAAAGCAGAGCAGCTTCTCTTCCAGCAG CAACAGCTGGAATTCCAACTGGAGTtggaagagcaagaaaaagagagacagagaatagAAGAACTGCAGAGAGCTCAAGAACAATTTGAGAAG gaGTTGAGAATGAGCATGGAAAATATGGCTAAGGGTGAAGATACTTTACATGGAGAG gttGCATTAAACATTGATCAAGATTTGTAG